A section of the Streptomyces sp. SCL15-4 genome encodes:
- a CDS encoding GAF domain-containing protein, whose amino-acid sequence MSYEPPRPVRGLLLTPEDKEAPARVHRLRRLGLADRPDPALDAFAGHLAQLTGACYAMVNFIGEDRQFFAGLSAPAVPVVREDGSRAEMGRVLPRDHGFCPHVVVRHRALVLDDVRDYPRFAGNPVVDGFGIRSYLGAPLIDSSGMALGTVCAADTSPRAWGRAGLETIKTLAADLVVRLERSTRDGLPL is encoded by the coding sequence ATGAGCTACGAGCCGCCCCGGCCGGTCCGGGGTCTGCTGCTCACCCCCGAGGACAAGGAGGCCCCCGCCCGCGTCCACCGGCTGCGCCGGCTCGGCCTGGCGGACCGGCCCGACCCGGCGCTCGACGCCTTCGCCGGCCACCTCGCCCAGCTCACCGGCGCGTGCTACGCCATGGTCAACTTCATCGGCGAGGACCGCCAGTTCTTCGCGGGCCTGAGCGCCCCGGCCGTCCCGGTCGTCCGCGAGGACGGGAGCAGGGCCGAGATGGGCCGGGTGCTGCCGCGCGACCATGGGTTCTGCCCCCATGTGGTGGTACGACACAGGGCACTCGTCCTGGACGACGTCCGCGACTATCCGCGGTTCGCGGGCAACCCGGTCGTCGACGGGTTCGGCATCCGCTCCTACCTCGGCGCCCCGCTCATCGACAGCTCCGGCATGGCGCTCGGCACGGTGTGTGCCGCCGACACATCCCCGCGCGCCTGGGGCAGGGCCGGCCTGGAGACCATCAAGACGCTCGCCGCCGATCTCGTCGTACGACTCGAACGGAGCACGCGGGACGGCCTGCCTCTGTGA
- a CDS encoding GTP-binding protein has protein sequence MDYDDSSDPFPTALKILVAGGFGVGKTTFVGAVSEIAPLSTEELLTTVGVGTDSLEGIENKTETTVAMDFGRIGLDPDHVLYLFGTPGQERFWFMWDELSEGALGAVVLADTRRLEDCFAAVDFFEERGLAFVVAVNEFDGAHRYDPEEVRAAIDLDPEVPIVRCDARISSSGIQTLLILVRHLLALAPATTPSQGAHM, from the coding sequence ATGGACTACGACGACAGCTCTGACCCGTTCCCGACCGCGCTCAAGATCCTCGTCGCGGGCGGGTTCGGAGTCGGCAAGACGACCTTCGTGGGGGCGGTCAGCGAGATCGCGCCGCTCAGCACGGAGGAGCTGCTCACCACGGTCGGCGTCGGCACGGACAGTCTCGAGGGCATCGAGAACAAGACGGAGACCACCGTCGCCATGGACTTCGGCCGGATCGGCCTCGATCCGGACCATGTGCTGTACCTGTTCGGCACGCCGGGACAGGAGCGGTTCTGGTTCATGTGGGACGAGCTGTCCGAGGGGGCGCTCGGCGCCGTCGTCCTCGCCGACACCCGGCGCCTGGAGGACTGCTTCGCCGCCGTCGACTTCTTCGAGGAGCGCGGCCTCGCCTTCGTCGTCGCCGTCAACGAGTTCGACGGCGCCCACCGCTACGACCCCGAGGAGGTGCGGGCCGCCATCGACCTCGATCCGGAGGTCCCGATCGTGCGCTGCGACGCCCGGATCTCCAGCTCCGGCATCCAGACCCTGCTCATCCTCGTCCGCCACCTGCTGGCCCTCGCGCCGGCGACCACGCCCAGCCAGGGCGCCCACATGTGA
- a CDS encoding DUF742 domain-containing protein, which produces MAAAGDGPWLDEAAGRLVRPFAVSEGRTEPSIALDLMSQVMATGVTPLGYLGPEHAQALDLSRVPVPVAEVAAQLKLPAAVTKVLLSDLVACGALTTRPPAYHHTPTDRSLLEAVLDGLRRQL; this is translated from the coding sequence GTGGCCGCAGCCGGCGACGGGCCCTGGCTGGACGAGGCGGCCGGCCGGCTGGTGCGGCCGTTCGCGGTCAGCGAAGGCCGCACCGAGCCGAGCATCGCCCTCGACCTGATGTCGCAGGTGATGGCCACCGGCGTCACTCCGCTCGGCTACCTCGGCCCCGAGCACGCGCAGGCCCTGGACCTGTCCCGGGTGCCCGTCCCGGTCGCCGAGGTGGCCGCCCAGCTGAAGCTTCCCGCGGCGGTCACCAAGGTGCTGCTGTCCGACCTGGTCGCCTGCGGCGCGCTGACCACCAGGCCGCCCGCCTACCACCACACCCCCACTGACCGGTCTCTGCTGGAGGCAGTGCTCGATGGACTACGACGACAGCTCTGA
- a CDS encoding roadblock/LC7 domain-containing protein: MASDAPTVPASDLDWLLSGLVQRVPHTTSAVLLSSDGLVKSVHGLDADSADHMAALACGLYSLGRSAGVRFGDGGDVRQVVVELDATLLFVTTAGSGTCLAVLAGRDADAAVLGYEMAMLVKSVRPYLVTAPRQQAAGTAATRH, from the coding sequence ATGGCGAGCGATGCGCCGACCGTCCCCGCATCCGACCTCGACTGGCTGCTGAGCGGCCTCGTGCAGCGCGTACCGCACACCACCAGCGCGGTGCTCCTCTCCTCCGACGGGCTGGTGAAGTCCGTGCACGGCCTGGACGCCGACAGCGCCGACCACATGGCGGCCCTGGCCTGCGGCCTGTACTCCCTCGGCCGCAGCGCGGGCGTCCGGTTCGGCGACGGCGGCGACGTGCGTCAGGTCGTGGTCGAACTCGACGCGACCCTGCTCTTCGTCACCACCGCCGGCTCCGGCACCTGTCTCGCCGTGCTGGCCGGCCGCGATGCCGACGCCGCGGTGCTCGGCTACGAGATGGCGATGCTCGTCAAGAGCGTCCGCCCCTATCTGGTCACCGCCCCCCGGCAGCAGGCCGCCGGCACCGCGGCCACGAGGCATTGA
- a CDS encoding sensor histidine kinase: MSHLRAAAAHADRREGGRHGRPAARPAPALSETRIRPQLMRLAVLPPLAVALGSGAAVLFTVRSAGARTGPLLWAMVAGAAGLAVAGILIAAVAADRAARSVADRLDALRRTAVRGEADLHALVDALRQGETPPQRGRHHRPPADADDFELLAADLARAHDGAVTAVVRASQLSSRTGSEQKLEVFVNLARRLQSLVHREISILDDLENDIEDPDLLKGLFHVDHLATRIRRHAENLAVLGGAVSRRQWSNPVSMTEVLRSAIAEVEQYSRVRLVPPVDGELRGHAVADVIHLLAELVENATVFSAPHTQVLLRAGFVTSGCAVEVEDRGLGMPVTEQNRMNALLADPDQVNVASLLADGRIGLYVVSQLARRHGIQVRLQTNIYGGVQAVLVVPQALLGQSQDGPGTDTGEGAAAGQGTDTGEGAEAALVAPPLLPVSVPLPGGAGGGTAEPGTGNGGGEAGNGSAPVAGTETGAGDPGTSGTGTGTGAGWETGAADGSEDGNGGARAQEAGRRRHAQCESGRRDSEDGTRGGHEDGALPPLPVRGTRAARPTPADAVPGVSAGDRPVVEARTGILPVPRAGMVRDIMVEKPQLPRRRAQEHIAPQLRGGPAPRQAAGTVTGHDPGLMAAFQRGVGLAEAQQQLESGHEEPRQEPPGHGGPAYEEPRRERAAYEEPRRGGEAYEEPRRDGASYRAYGEPAYAHTAYGHMAPAHTDASPMDAAHTDSRHTDARHMAADHTGPPPMGAPDMAADHMGPRHTAPEPATPDHTAPRHTARHHMGSEHTTAGQPPAPAPIPQARAHAPAPDGTPGTGPAEGSAPAG, translated from the coding sequence ATGTCTCACCTCCGAGCAGCGGCCGCCCACGCCGACCGCCGCGAGGGCGGCCGGCACGGGCGACCGGCCGCCCGTCCCGCTCCCGCGCTGTCCGAGACGCGCATACGGCCCCAGCTGATGCGGCTCGCCGTCCTGCCGCCCCTCGCGGTCGCGCTCGGCTCCGGCGCCGCGGTGCTGTTCACCGTCCGCTCCGCCGGCGCGCGCACCGGTCCCCTGCTGTGGGCCATGGTCGCCGGGGCGGCCGGCCTGGCCGTCGCCGGCATCCTGATCGCCGCCGTGGCCGCCGACCGCGCCGCCCGCTCGGTCGCCGACCGCCTCGACGCCCTCAGGCGCACCGCCGTGCGCGGCGAAGCCGACCTGCACGCCCTGGTCGACGCGCTCCGGCAGGGCGAGACCCCGCCACAGCGCGGCCGGCACCACCGGCCGCCCGCCGACGCCGACGACTTCGAGCTGCTCGCCGCCGACCTGGCCCGCGCCCACGACGGCGCCGTCACCGCCGTCGTACGGGCCTCCCAGCTCTCCAGCAGGACGGGCAGCGAACAGAAACTGGAGGTGTTCGTCAACCTCGCGCGCCGGCTCCAGTCCCTCGTGCACCGGGAGATCTCGATCCTCGACGACCTGGAGAACGACATCGAGGACCCCGACCTGCTCAAGGGCCTCTTCCACGTGGACCACCTGGCCACGCGGATCCGCCGGCACGCCGAGAACCTCGCCGTGCTCGGCGGCGCCGTCTCCCGCCGCCAGTGGAGCAACCCGGTCAGCATGACCGAGGTGCTGCGCTCCGCCATCGCCGAGGTCGAGCAGTACTCCCGGGTCAGGCTCGTGCCGCCCGTCGACGGCGAACTGCGCGGCCATGCCGTCGCCGATGTCATCCACCTGCTCGCCGAACTCGTCGAGAACGCCACGGTGTTCTCCGCACCGCACACGCAGGTGCTGCTCCGCGCCGGCTTCGTCACCTCCGGGTGCGCCGTGGAGGTCGAGGACCGAGGGCTGGGCATGCCCGTCACCGAGCAGAACCGGATGAACGCCCTGCTCGCCGACCCCGACCAGGTCAACGTCGCCAGCCTGCTGGCCGACGGTCGCATCGGTCTCTACGTCGTCTCCCAGCTCGCCCGCCGGCACGGCATCCAGGTGCGGCTGCAGACCAACATCTACGGCGGTGTGCAGGCCGTACTCGTCGTCCCGCAGGCCCTGTTGGGGCAGTCCCAGGACGGGCCGGGCACGGACACGGGCGAAGGCGCCGCGGCTGGACAGGGCACGGACACGGGCGAGGGCGCGGAGGCCGCTCTTGTCGCGCCGCCGCTGCTGCCGGTGTCCGTGCCCCTGCCCGGAGGGGCGGGCGGGGGGACGGCCGAGCCGGGTACCGGGAACGGCGGCGGCGAGGCCGGGAACGGTTCCGCGCCCGTGGCCGGTACGGAGACCGGGGCCGGGGACCCTGGGACCAGCGGCACCGGAACCGGAACCGGAGCCGGATGGGAAACCGGCGCGGCTGACGGCTCCGAGGACGGGAACGGCGGCGCACGGGCTCAGGAGGCCGGGCGACGGCGGCACGCGCAGTGCGAATCGGGGCGGCGTGACTCCGAGGACGGCACACGCGGAGGCCACGAAGACGGCGCCCTGCCCCCGCTGCCCGTGCGCGGCACCCGTGCGGCGCGTCCCACCCCCGCCGATGCCGTGCCCGGCGTCAGCGCCGGGGACCGGCCGGTGGTGGAGGCCCGCACGGGCATCCTGCCCGTCCCGCGCGCCGGCATGGTGCGCGACATCATGGTCGAAAAGCCCCAACTGCCCCGCAGACGCGCCCAGGAGCACATCGCGCCCCAACTGCGCGGCGGCCCGGCCCCCCGTCAGGCCGCCGGCACCGTCACCGGCCACGACCCCGGCCTGATGGCCGCCTTCCAGCGCGGCGTCGGACTCGCCGAGGCCCAGCAGCAACTGGAGTCCGGCCACGAGGAGCCGCGACAGGAACCGCCGGGCCACGGCGGGCCGGCGTACGAGGAGCCGAGGCGCGAGCGGGCGGCGTACGAGGAGCCGAGGCGTGGAGGAGAGGCCTACGAGGAGCCGAGGAGGGACGGCGCCTCGTACCGGGCCTACGGGGAACCGGCGTATGCCCATACGGCGTACGGACACATGGCTCCGGCCCACACGGACGCCTCGCCTATGGATGCCGCACACACGGACTCCCGCCACACGGACGCTCGCCACATGGCCGCCGACCACACGGGCCCGCCTCCCATGGGCGCACCCGACATGGCCGCGGACCACATGGGCCCGCGCCACACGGCACCGGAACCCGCCACCCCGGACCACACGGCTCCCCGGCACACAGCCCGCCACCACATGGGCTCGGAGCACACCACCGCCGGACAACCCCCGGCCCCCGCCCCCATACCTCAGGCCCGCGCCCACGCGCCCGCGCCGGACGGCACGCCCGGTACCGGCCCAGCCGAGGGAAGTGCCCCGGCCGGATGA
- a CDS encoding MBL fold metallo-hydrolase produces the protein MTGLRSPGSGPRALRPAAFGADPGGARLARIRRSPHFRDGVFQNPGGPARTRPSASALDLAKVFLDKDTRPLRSPGGTVPVHPTTFADLAEPPATGLRLTWMGHSSVLAEIDGHRVLFDPVWGERCSPFPFAGPKRLHPVPLPLAALGPVDVVVISHDHYDHLDLPTIKALAGTDTLFAVPLGVGAHLEHWGVSPDRLRELDWHESTRIGGLTLTATPARHFCGRGLRNTQHTLWASWTVAGEEHRIYHSGDTGYFDGFKDIGAAYGPFDATMIQIGAYSEFWPDIHMTPEEGLRAHLDLQGGAPHGALLPIHWGTFNLAPHPWAEPGEWTKEVAEDAGQAVALPRPGEPFEPAGKLPAEAWWRHVSGDVRRTWRSAGALVAEPPVRN, from the coding sequence GTGACCGGTTTGCGTTCTCCGGGCTCCGGGCCGCGCGCCCTGCGGCCCGCCGCCTTCGGCGCGGACCCGGGCGGCGCCCGCCTGGCACGCATCCGCCGCTCGCCGCACTTCAGGGACGGTGTCTTCCAGAACCCCGGCGGCCCCGCCCGCACCCGGCCGAGCGCCTCGGCGCTGGACCTCGCGAAGGTGTTCCTGGACAAGGACACCCGGCCGCTGCGCTCGCCCGGCGGCACCGTGCCGGTGCACCCCACCACCTTCGCCGACCTCGCCGAGCCGCCCGCCACCGGACTGCGGCTGACCTGGATGGGCCACTCCAGCGTGCTCGCCGAGATCGACGGCCACCGGGTGCTGTTCGACCCCGTCTGGGGCGAGCGCTGCTCCCCGTTCCCGTTCGCCGGCCCCAAGCGGCTGCATCCCGTGCCGCTGCCGCTGGCCGCGCTCGGCCCGGTCGACGTCGTCGTCATCTCGCACGACCACTACGACCACCTGGACCTGCCCACCATCAAGGCGCTGGCCGGCACGGACACCCTGTTCGCCGTGCCGCTCGGGGTCGGCGCCCACCTGGAGCACTGGGGCGTCTCCCCGGACCGGCTGCGCGAACTGGACTGGCACGAGTCCACCCGGATCGGCGGACTCACGCTCACCGCCACCCCGGCCCGCCACTTCTGCGGCCGGGGCCTGCGCAACACCCAGCACACCCTCTGGGCGTCCTGGACCGTCGCCGGCGAGGAGCACCGGATATACCACAGCGGCGACACCGGTTACTTCGACGGCTTCAAGGACATCGGCGCCGCGTACGGGCCGTTCGACGCCACGATGATCCAGATCGGGGCGTACAGCGAGTTCTGGCCCGACATCCACATGACCCCGGAGGAGGGCCTGCGCGCGCACCTCGACCTCCAGGGCGGAGCACCGCACGGGGCGCTGCTGCCGATCCACTGGGGCACGTTCAACCTGGCCCCGCACCCCTGGGCGGAACCGGGGGAGTGGACCAAGGAGGTCGCCGAGGACGCCGGCCAGGCGGTCGCCCTGCCGCGTCCCGGCGAACCCTTCGAACCCGCCGGGAAGCTGCCGGCGGAGGCATGGTGGCGCCACGTCTCGGGCGACGTCCGGCGCACCTGGCGCTCGGCCGGCGCACTCGTGGCCGAACCGCCGGTACGGAACTGA
- a CDS encoding SGNH/GDSL hydrolase family protein: protein MIGSYVAVGDSFTEGVGDPGPDGAFVGWADRFAVLLADRRPEGDFRYANLAVRGKLLDQIVADQVPQAVDLAPDLVSFCAGGNDIIRPGTDPDEVAERFERAVARLAGAAGTVMVTTGFDTRGVPLLKHLRGKIATYNGHVRAIADRYGCPVLDLWSLKSVQDRRAWDSDRLHLSPEGHTRVALRAGQVLGLQVPADPEQPWPPLPPRGTLEVRRDDVQWAREYLVPWIGRRLRGESSGDHVTAKGTLSPDAIKMRIASVA, encoded by the coding sequence GTGATCGGGTCGTACGTGGCGGTGGGGGACAGCTTCACCGAGGGCGTCGGCGACCCCGGGCCGGACGGGGCGTTCGTGGGCTGGGCCGACCGGTTCGCGGTACTGCTCGCCGACCGGCGCCCCGAGGGCGACTTCCGGTACGCCAACCTCGCCGTGCGCGGGAAGCTGCTGGACCAGATCGTGGCCGACCAGGTCCCGCAGGCCGTCGACCTGGCACCCGACCTGGTCTCCTTCTGCGCGGGCGGCAACGACATCATCCGCCCGGGCACCGACCCCGACGAGGTGGCCGAGCGCTTCGAACGCGCCGTGGCCCGGCTCGCGGGGGCCGCCGGGACGGTGATGGTGACGACCGGCTTCGACACCCGCGGCGTGCCGCTGCTCAAGCACCTGCGCGGCAAGATCGCCACCTACAACGGCCACGTCCGTGCCATCGCCGACCGGTACGGCTGCCCCGTGCTCGACCTGTGGTCCCTGAAGTCCGTGCAGGACCGCAGGGCCTGGGACAGCGACCGCCTGCACCTCTCGCCCGAGGGGCACACGCGCGTGGCGCTGCGGGCCGGACAGGTCCTCGGCCTTCAGGTGCCGGCCGACCCCGAGCAGCCGTGGCCGCCGCTGCCGCCCCGGGGCACGCTGGAGGTCCGCCGCGACGACGTGCAGTGGGCGCGCGAGTACCTCGTGCCGTGGATCGGCCGCCGGCTGCGCGGCGAGTCCTCCGGCGATCACGTGACCGCCAAGGGCACGCTCTCGCCGGACGCCATCAAGATGCGCATCGCCTCCGTGGCCTGA
- a CDS encoding alpha-galactosidase → MVDIAEDGRTWLLSGPASSYALRLTDADELLHLHWGPRIALADAEALAARPLPGPWPFESPLDGREEYPVEGGLRFVRPALSVRTERRRGTEWRFVSYAVGDGTLRLRFDDDGLGVVLHYRMRGDVVERWATVANDGPAPVELLRADAATWTLPDREGWRLSQLHGRWAAESRLTTAPLTYGEKVIGSRRGHTGHQHLPWVALDTDATEERGEVYGCALGWSGSWRIAVAQLPDARVQITGGAGHDDSGLLLLAPGQSYTTPVFAGLWSDGGFGGASRAWHAYQRAYVVPDADRDRPVLFNSWEATYFDISEERQAALARRAAGIGVELFVVDDGWFGARTSDRAGLGDWTPNPDRFPHGLKPLADHVHDLGMRFGIWVEPEMVNPDSELYRAHPDWVQHHPGRRRTELRHQLVLNLAREDVRRYLWDRLDTLLSSAPIDYVKWDFNRCFTDAGWPGEPYPQRLWVDHVRALYDLLDRLRAAHPRVAFESCSGGGGRIDLGVLGRTDQVWTSDNTDPLDRLAIQHGFSQIHPARVMAAWVTDSPNTQLNGRSSSLRFRFVSAMAGVLGIGGDLTRWSAEELAEARRWVELYKEIRPLVQHGELYRLRPPTGGLSAVQYLRGEETVVLAWLQAQHHGEPSPAVRLRGLDPAASYACRETGEVHRGAVLLHHGLRTDLKGDLDATVVRLRRV, encoded by the coding sequence ATGGTGGACATCGCCGAAGACGGACGCACCTGGCTGCTGTCGGGTCCGGCCAGCAGCTACGCCCTGCGTCTGACCGACGCCGACGAACTGCTCCACCTGCACTGGGGGCCACGGATCGCGCTCGCCGACGCCGAGGCGCTGGCGGCCCGCCCGCTGCCCGGCCCCTGGCCCTTCGAGTCCCCGCTCGACGGCCGCGAGGAGTACCCCGTCGAAGGCGGCCTCCGCTTCGTCCGCCCCGCCCTGTCCGTCCGCACCGAGCGGCGGCGCGGCACCGAGTGGCGCTTCGTGTCGTACGCCGTCGGGGACGGCACACTGCGGCTGCGCTTCGACGACGACGGCCTCGGCGTCGTCCTGCACTACCGGATGCGCGGCGACGTGGTCGAACGCTGGGCGACCGTCGCCAACGACGGCCCCGCGCCCGTGGAGCTGCTGCGCGCCGACGCGGCCACCTGGACGCTGCCCGACCGCGAGGGCTGGCGGCTGTCCCAGCTGCACGGCCGGTGGGCCGCCGAGTCCCGGCTCACCACCGCCCCCCTCACCTACGGCGAGAAGGTCATCGGTAGCCGCCGCGGCCACACCGGCCACCAGCACCTGCCCTGGGTCGCCCTCGACACCGACGCCACCGAGGAGCGCGGCGAGGTCTACGGCTGCGCGCTCGGCTGGTCCGGCTCCTGGCGCATCGCGGTCGCCCAGCTCCCGGACGCGCGCGTGCAGATCACCGGCGGCGCCGGACACGACGACTCGGGCCTGCTGCTCCTGGCGCCCGGACAGTCGTACACCACGCCCGTCTTCGCGGGCCTGTGGAGCGACGGCGGCTTCGGCGGCGCGAGCCGCGCCTGGCACGCCTACCAGCGCGCGTACGTCGTCCCGGACGCCGACCGGGACCGGCCCGTGCTGTTCAACTCCTGGGAGGCGACGTACTTCGACATCTCCGAGGAGCGGCAGGCCGCCCTCGCCCGCCGCGCCGCCGGGATCGGCGTCGAGCTGTTCGTGGTGGACGACGGCTGGTTCGGCGCACGCACCAGCGACCGCGCCGGCCTCGGCGATTGGACGCCCAACCCCGACCGCTTCCCGCACGGCCTGAAACCCCTCGCCGACCATGTGCACGACCTCGGCATGCGGTTCGGGATCTGGGTCGAGCCCGAAATGGTCAACCCGGACAGCGAGCTGTACCGCGCCCACCCCGACTGGGTGCAGCACCATCCCGGCAGGAGGCGCACGGAGCTGCGCCACCAGCTCGTCCTCAACCTCGCCCGCGAGGATGTCCGGCGGTATCTGTGGGACCGGCTGGACACCCTGCTCTCCAGCGCCCCGATCGACTATGTGAAGTGGGACTTCAACCGCTGCTTCACCGACGCCGGCTGGCCCGGGGAGCCCTACCCGCAGCGCCTGTGGGTGGACCACGTGCGCGCCCTGTACGACCTGCTGGACCGGCTGCGGGCCGCGCATCCCCGGGTCGCCTTCGAGTCCTGCTCGGGCGGCGGCGGCCGGATCGACCTCGGCGTGCTCGGCCGCACCGACCAGGTGTGGACCTCCGACAACACCGACCCGCTGGACCGGCTCGCCATCCAGCACGGCTTCAGCCAGATCCATCCCGCGCGCGTGATGGCCGCCTGGGTCACCGACAGCCCCAACACCCAGCTCAACGGGCGGTCCAGCTCGCTGCGGTTCCGGTTCGTCAGCGCCATGGCCGGCGTCCTCGGCATCGGCGGCGACCTGACGCGGTGGAGCGCGGAGGAACTGGCCGAGGCCCGCCGGTGGGTGGAGCTGTACAAGGAGATCCGCCCGCTCGTGCAGCACGGCGAGCTGTACCGGCTGCGGCCCCCGACGGGCGGCCTGAGCGCCGTGCAGTACCTCCGGGGCGAGGAGACCGTCGTCCTCGCCTGGCTCCAGGCGCAGCACCACGGCGAGCCGTCCCCGGCGGTGCGGCTGCGCGGACTCGACCCGGCGGCCTCGTACGCATGCCGCGAAACCGGCGAAGTGCACCGGGGCGCGGTGCTGCTGCACCACGGACTGCGCACGGACCTCAAGGGCGACCTGGACGCGACGGTTGTCCGGCTGCGCCGCGTGTGA
- a CDS encoding tyrosine-protein phosphatase: MTQQVPSTEPELAGVRNFRDVGGLPTVDGRRVRHGVLFRSGHLAHATEDDAAFLASLGLHTIFDFRNAADQKLEGPDVELPGVRNVNLPLSDPADGAEFWKMVRDGDLDQLRAILSDGRGAARMTESYRRMVKERTAEHSRVLHALADDSVPALMHCAAGKDRAGVSIAVTLLALGVEREAIVADYLESNAKHRRYKVRRSGSAETAYTPEVMELLDPLFDARAEYLQAAFASIEENWGDVETYLARGLGLTPEARERLRERLLD, translated from the coding sequence GTGACGCAGCAGGTCCCGTCGACCGAGCCGGAGCTGGCAGGAGTGCGCAATTTCCGTGACGTGGGCGGGCTGCCGACCGTGGACGGACGGCGGGTGCGGCACGGAGTGCTGTTCCGCAGCGGGCATCTCGCGCACGCGACGGAGGACGACGCGGCCTTCCTCGCCTCCCTGGGGCTGCACACGATCTTCGACTTCCGCAACGCGGCCGACCAGAAGCTGGAGGGCCCGGACGTCGAGCTGCCCGGCGTGCGCAATGTGAACCTGCCGCTGAGCGACCCGGCGGACGGCGCCGAGTTCTGGAAGATGGTCCGCGACGGCGACCTCGACCAGCTGCGCGCGATCCTCTCCGACGGCAGGGGCGCGGCCCGGATGACCGAGTCCTACCGGAGGATGGTCAAGGAGCGCACCGCCGAGCACTCCCGGGTGCTGCACGCGCTCGCCGACGACAGCGTCCCGGCGCTGATGCACTGCGCGGCCGGCAAGGACCGCGCGGGCGTGTCCATCGCCGTCACGCTGCTCGCGCTGGGCGTGGAGCGCGAGGCGATCGTCGCCGACTATCTGGAGTCCAACGCCAAGCACCGGCGCTACAAGGTCCGGCGCAGCGGCAGCGCGGAGACGGCGTACACGCCCGAGGTGATGGAGCTGCTCGACCCGCTCTTCGACGCCCGGGCCGAGTATCTTCAGGCGGCGTTCGCGAGCATCGAGGAGAACTGGGGCGACGTCGAGACGTATCTGGCGCGGGGCCTGGGGCTCACGCCCGAGGCGCGTGAGCGGCTGCGCGAACGCCTGCTGGACTGA
- a CDS encoding DUF6126 family protein, with the protein MTNFEEKFPRALWIRLIVYIALGHVLAAFLYLLFAVGAKS; encoded by the coding sequence ATGACGAACTTCGAGGAGAAGTTTCCCCGCGCCCTGTGGATCCGGCTGATCGTCTACATCGCCCTCGGGCACGTACTGGCGGCCTTCCTCTACCTGCTGTTCGCGGTGGGCGCCAAGAGCTGA
- a CDS encoding helix-turn-helix domain-containing protein, producing MNASDAAPPAAADGGLPAVAPQLRALRRRAGLTLEAAARSAGLSPAHLSRLETGHRQPSLPMLLALARIYGTTVSELLGETVADRDAIVRAADMEPTRAGGWTYVQAGASGRGMQALRVRAPYGSQGDIVRVHPGEEWLYVLKGRLRLRLGDTAHLLGPGDSAHFDSLTPHRLAAEDHDGVELLFVHTLLQSPTATLCLGSPTGELP from the coding sequence ATGAACGCCTCAGACGCCGCGCCGCCGGCGGCCGCGGACGGGGGCCTGCCCGCCGTCGCACCGCAGCTGCGTGCTCTGCGCCGGCGCGCCGGGCTCACGCTGGAGGCCGCGGCCCGCTCCGCCGGTCTCTCCCCGGCCCATCTCTCCCGCCTGGAGACCGGGCACCGGCAGCCGTCGCTGCCGATGCTGCTGGCGCTCGCCCGTATCTACGGTACGACCGTCTCCGAACTGCTCGGGGAGACGGTCGCCGACCGGGACGCGATCGTGCGCGCCGCCGACATGGAACCGACCCGGGCCGGCGGCTGGACGTACGTCCAGGCCGGCGCGTCCGGCCGCGGCATGCAGGCCCTGCGGGTGCGGGCGCCCTACGGCTCCCAGGGCGACATCGTGCGCGTCCACCCCGGCGAGGAGTGGCTCTACGTCCTCAAGGGGCGGCTGCGGCTGCGGCTCGGGGACACCGCGCACCTGCTCGGGCCCGGGGACAGCGCACACTTCGACTCGCTGACACCGCACCGCCTCGCCGCCGAGGACCACGACGGCGTCGAGCTTCTGTTCGTCCACACCCTGCTGCAGAGCCCCACGGCCACGCTGTGCCTGGGCTCGCCGACCGGAGAGCTGCCATGA